The following are encoded together in the Oncorhynchus gorbuscha isolate QuinsamMale2020 ecotype Even-year linkage group LG03, OgorEven_v1.0, whole genome shotgun sequence genome:
- the vamp3 gene encoding vesicle-associated membrane protein 3 has protein sequence MSAPATEGSAPGNRRLQQTQAQVDEVVDIMRVNVDKVLERDSKLSELDDRADALQAGASQFETSAAKLKRKFWWKNCKMWAILIAVIVIILVIIIIWSQSP, from the exons AT GTCGGCTCCTGCTACCGAAGGCTCCGCACCAGGCAACCGCCGCCTACAACAGACACAGGCCCAAGTGGATGAG gtggtggATATCATGCGTGTGAATGTGGACAAGGTGTTGGAGCGTGACTCGAAGCTGTCGGAGCTGGACGACAGGGCGGACGCTTTGCAGGCCGGAGCCTCCCAGTTTGAGACCAGCGCTGCCAAACTCAAAAGGAAGTTCTGGTGGAAGAACTGCAAG ATGTGGGCCATCCTGATAGCTGTTATAGTCATCATCCTG